Proteins co-encoded in one Nothobranchius furzeri strain GRZ-AD chromosome 4, NfurGRZ-RIMD1, whole genome shotgun sequence genomic window:
- the gne gene encoding bifunctional UDP-N-acetylglucosamine 2-epimerase/N-acetylmannosamine kinase isoform X2 produces the protein MEKHPGSLCRNPHELYFLRMQRNREKMEREKVERELNQGKKKLRVCVATCNRADYSKLAPIMFGIKSHPEEFELEVVVLGSHLIDDYGNTFRMIEQDNFDIGSKLHTIVRGEDEAAMVESVGLALVKLPDVLQRLQPDILVVHGDRFDALALATAAALMNIRILHLEGGEVSGTIDDSIRHAISKLAHYHACCTRMAEQHLIAMCEDHSRILLAGCPSYDKLLSSHHREDYMDIIRSWLGDKVQNNDYIVALQHPVTTDIQHSIKIYGLMLDALLSFNKRTLILFPNIDAGSKEMVRVMRKKGIEQHPNFRAVKHIPFEQFIQLVCHAGCMIGNSSCGVREAGAFGTPVINLGTRQTGRETGENVLHVRDADTHNKIYHALELQFGKRYPGSKIYGDGHAVPRILKFLRTIDLDEPLQKTFCFPPVKDSISQDIDHILETQSALSVDLGGTNLRVAIICMKGSIVKKYSEHNPTTFEDRMHLILQMCKTAIQDAVCLNCRILGVGISTGGRVNPQEGVVLHSTKLIQEWSSVNLRTPISDALGLPVWVDNDGNCAALAERKFGHGKGVENFVTVITGTGIGGGIIHHYELIHGSTFCAAELGHVIVSLEGPECSCGSRGCIEAYASGLALQREAKRLNDEDLLKVEGMDVKLSEPITAAHLISAARMGNSKADAVLRKASSALGVGIVNILHIVNPSLVILSGVLASYYKEPVQHIISQRALASAQTIKVVTSDLEEPALLGAASMVLDYATRRTY, from the exons GAGTTGTACTTTCTGAGAATGCAGAGGAACAGAGAAAAGATGGAGCGAGAAAAAGTGGAAAGAGAACTAAATCAG GGTAAGAAGAAACTGCGAGTGTGTGTGGCGACGTGCAACAGAGCAGATTACTCCAAGTTAGCCCCCATCATGTTTGGGATTAAATCCCATCCTGAGGAGTTTGAACTGGAAGTTGTGGTTCTTGGTTCCCATCTCATCGATGACTACGG CAACACTTTCCGAATGATTGAACAGGATAATTTCGACATCGGCTCCAAACTCCACACCATTGTTAGAGGAGAGGATGAAGCAGCCATGGTGGAGAGTGTGGGACTGGCTCTGGTGAAACTCCCCGACGTTCTCCAGAGGCTGCAGCCCGACATCCTAGTGGTGCATGGTGACCGTTTTGACGCTCTTGCTTTGGCAACTGCTGCAGCGCTCATGAACATCAGAATACTTCATTTGGAGGGAGGAGAG GTTAGCGGAACGATTGATGATTCAATCCGCCATGCCATCAGTAAACTGGCCCATTATCATGCCTGCTGCACACGCATGGCGGAGCAGCACCTCATTGCCATGTGTGAGGACCACTCCCGCATCCTCCTGGCAGGATGTCCCTCATACGACAAGCTGCTTTCGTCTCATCACAGAGAGGACTACATGGACATCATAAGGAGCTGGCTCG GTGACAAAGTGCAGAACAATGACTACATTGTGGCATTGCAACACCCTGTTACCACAGACATCCAGCACTCTATAAAGATCTACGGGCTGATGCTGGATGCTCTGCTCTCCTTTAACAAGAGAACTCTCATCCTCTTTCCAAACATTGATGCAG GAAGTAAGGAGATGGTGCGTGTCATGAGAAAGAAGGGCATCGAGCAGCATCCCAACTTCCGGGCTGTGAAGCACATTCCTTTTGAGCAGTTCATCCAGCTCGTCTGCCATGCTGGCTGCATGATCGGAAACAGCAGCTGTGGTGTGCGGGAGGCCGGGGCCTTCGGGACACCAGTCATTAACCTGGGAACGAGGCAAACTGGCAGAGAAACTG GTGAAAATGTTCTACATGTCAGAGACGCTGACACTCATAATAAGATCTACCACGCCTTGGAGCTACAGTTTGGAAAAAGATATCCTGG ctctaaaatcTATGGGGATGGCCACGCCGTTCCACGTATTCTCAAGTTTCTGCGCACCATTGACCTTGACGAGCCGCTGCAGAAGACCTTTTGCTTCCCTCCTGTGAAGGACTCCATCTCTCAGGACATTGACCACATTCTGGAGACCCAGAGTGCTCTGTCTGTTGACCTGGGGGGCACCAATCTCAGAGTGGCCATTATCTGCATGAAG GGCAGCATCGTGAAAAAATACTCAGAACACAATCCGACGACTTTCGAGGACCGGATGCATCTGATCTTGCAGATGTGCAAAACTGCCATCCAGGACGCTGTTTGCCTGAACTGTAGAATACTCGGTGTTG GAATATCGACGGGTGGCCGCGTGAATCCTCAGGAAGGCGTTGTCCTTCATTCTACGAAGCTGATCCAGGAGTGGTCATCCGTGAACCTGAGGACTCCCATCTCAGACGCTCTGGGTCTACCGGTCTGGGTCGACAACGACGGGAACTGTGCTGCACTGGCGGAGCGGAAGTTTGGTCACGGCAAGGGAGTGGAAAACTTTGTCACAGTCATTACAGGAACAG GTATTGGAGGAGGAATCATCCATCACTATGAGCTGATCCATGGCAGCACCTTTTGTGCTGCTGAACTGGGTCATGTTATAGTTTCACTGGAGGGTCCAGAGTGTTCCTGCGGCAGCCGTGGGTGCATAGAGGCTTATGCGTCTGGCTTGGCCCTGCAGAgagaggccaaaaggctgaacgaTG AGGACCTGCTGAAGGTGGAGGGGATGGATGTGAAACTCTCTGAGCCAATCACAGCTGCTCACCTCATCAGTGCAGCCCGAATGGGTAACTCTAAAGCTGATGCTGTGCTGCGTAAAG CGTCCTCGGCTCTTGGTGTTGGGATTGTCAACATCCTCCACATAGTCAACCCTTCTCTGGTCATCCTGTCAGGAGTTTTAGCTTCTTACTACAAGGAGCCTGTGCAGCACATCATCTCCCAGAGAGCGCTAGCCTCCGCCCAGACTATCAAGGTTGTAACATCCGACCTGGAAGAACCAGCATTACTTGGCGCTGCTAGCATGGTGTTAGATTACGCAACAAGAAGAACGTATTGA
- the gne gene encoding bifunctional UDP-N-acetylglucosamine 2-epimerase/N-acetylmannosamine kinase isoform X3 — MQRNREKMEREKVERELNQGKKKLRVCVATCNRADYSKLAPIMFGIKSHPEEFELEVVVLGSHLIDDYGNTFRMIEQDNFDIGSKLHTIVRGEDEAAMVESVGLALVKLPDVLQRLQPDILVVHGDRFDALALATAAALMNIRILHLEGGEVSGTIDDSIRHAISKLAHYHACCTRMAEQHLIAMCEDHSRILLAGCPSYDKLLSSHHREDYMDIIRSWLGDKVQNNDYIVALQHPVTTDIQHSIKIYGLMLDALLSFNKRTLILFPNIDAGSKEMVRVMRKKGIEQHPNFRAVKHIPFEQFIQLVCHAGCMIGNSSCGVREAGAFGTPVINLGTRQTGRETGENVLHVRDADTHNKIYHALELQFGKRYPGSKIYGDGHAVPRILKFLRTIDLDEPLQKTFCFPPVKDSISQDIDHILETQSALSVDLGGTNLRVAIICMKGSIVKKYSEHNPTTFEDRMHLILQMCKTAIQDAVCLNCRILGVGISTGGRVNPQEGVVLHSTKLIQEWSSVNLRTPISDALGLPVWVDNDGNCAALAERKFGHGKGVENFVTVITGTGIGGGIIHHYELIHGSTFCAAELGHVIVSLEGPECSCGSRGCIEAYASGLALQREAKRLNDEDLLKVEGMDVKLSEPITAAHLISAARMGNSKADAVLRKASSALGVGIVNILHIVNPSLVILSGVLASYYKEPVQHIISQRALASAQTIKVVTSDLEEPALLGAASMVLDYATRRTY; from the exons ATGCAGAGGAACAGAGAAAAGATGGAGCGAGAAAAAGTGGAAAGAGAACTAAATCAG GGTAAGAAGAAACTGCGAGTGTGTGTGGCGACGTGCAACAGAGCAGATTACTCCAAGTTAGCCCCCATCATGTTTGGGATTAAATCCCATCCTGAGGAGTTTGAACTGGAAGTTGTGGTTCTTGGTTCCCATCTCATCGATGACTACGG CAACACTTTCCGAATGATTGAACAGGATAATTTCGACATCGGCTCCAAACTCCACACCATTGTTAGAGGAGAGGATGAAGCAGCCATGGTGGAGAGTGTGGGACTGGCTCTGGTGAAACTCCCCGACGTTCTCCAGAGGCTGCAGCCCGACATCCTAGTGGTGCATGGTGACCGTTTTGACGCTCTTGCTTTGGCAACTGCTGCAGCGCTCATGAACATCAGAATACTTCATTTGGAGGGAGGAGAG GTTAGCGGAACGATTGATGATTCAATCCGCCATGCCATCAGTAAACTGGCCCATTATCATGCCTGCTGCACACGCATGGCGGAGCAGCACCTCATTGCCATGTGTGAGGACCACTCCCGCATCCTCCTGGCAGGATGTCCCTCATACGACAAGCTGCTTTCGTCTCATCACAGAGAGGACTACATGGACATCATAAGGAGCTGGCTCG GTGACAAAGTGCAGAACAATGACTACATTGTGGCATTGCAACACCCTGTTACCACAGACATCCAGCACTCTATAAAGATCTACGGGCTGATGCTGGATGCTCTGCTCTCCTTTAACAAGAGAACTCTCATCCTCTTTCCAAACATTGATGCAG GAAGTAAGGAGATGGTGCGTGTCATGAGAAAGAAGGGCATCGAGCAGCATCCCAACTTCCGGGCTGTGAAGCACATTCCTTTTGAGCAGTTCATCCAGCTCGTCTGCCATGCTGGCTGCATGATCGGAAACAGCAGCTGTGGTGTGCGGGAGGCCGGGGCCTTCGGGACACCAGTCATTAACCTGGGAACGAGGCAAACTGGCAGAGAAACTG GTGAAAATGTTCTACATGTCAGAGACGCTGACACTCATAATAAGATCTACCACGCCTTGGAGCTACAGTTTGGAAAAAGATATCCTGG ctctaaaatcTATGGGGATGGCCACGCCGTTCCACGTATTCTCAAGTTTCTGCGCACCATTGACCTTGACGAGCCGCTGCAGAAGACCTTTTGCTTCCCTCCTGTGAAGGACTCCATCTCTCAGGACATTGACCACATTCTGGAGACCCAGAGTGCTCTGTCTGTTGACCTGGGGGGCACCAATCTCAGAGTGGCCATTATCTGCATGAAG GGCAGCATCGTGAAAAAATACTCAGAACACAATCCGACGACTTTCGAGGACCGGATGCATCTGATCTTGCAGATGTGCAAAACTGCCATCCAGGACGCTGTTTGCCTGAACTGTAGAATACTCGGTGTTG GAATATCGACGGGTGGCCGCGTGAATCCTCAGGAAGGCGTTGTCCTTCATTCTACGAAGCTGATCCAGGAGTGGTCATCCGTGAACCTGAGGACTCCCATCTCAGACGCTCTGGGTCTACCGGTCTGGGTCGACAACGACGGGAACTGTGCTGCACTGGCGGAGCGGAAGTTTGGTCACGGCAAGGGAGTGGAAAACTTTGTCACAGTCATTACAGGAACAG GTATTGGAGGAGGAATCATCCATCACTATGAGCTGATCCATGGCAGCACCTTTTGTGCTGCTGAACTGGGTCATGTTATAGTTTCACTGGAGGGTCCAGAGTGTTCCTGCGGCAGCCGTGGGTGCATAGAGGCTTATGCGTCTGGCTTGGCCCTGCAGAgagaggccaaaaggctgaacgaTG AGGACCTGCTGAAGGTGGAGGGGATGGATGTGAAACTCTCTGAGCCAATCACAGCTGCTCACCTCATCAGTGCAGCCCGAATGGGTAACTCTAAAGCTGATGCTGTGCTGCGTAAAG CGTCCTCGGCTCTTGGTGTTGGGATTGTCAACATCCTCCACATAGTCAACCCTTCTCTGGTCATCCTGTCAGGAGTTTTAGCTTCTTACTACAAGGAGCCTGTGCAGCACATCATCTCCCAGAGAGCGCTAGCCTCCGCCCAGACTATCAAGGTTGTAACATCCGACCTGGAAGAACCAGCATTACTTGGCGCTGCTAGCATGGTGTTAGATTACGCAACAAGAAGAACGTATTGA
- the gne gene encoding bifunctional UDP-N-acetylglucosamine 2-epimerase/N-acetylmannosamine kinase isoform X1, producing the protein MEKHPGSLCRNPHTLSTWKGQELYFLRMQRNREKMEREKVERELNQGKKKLRVCVATCNRADYSKLAPIMFGIKSHPEEFELEVVVLGSHLIDDYGNTFRMIEQDNFDIGSKLHTIVRGEDEAAMVESVGLALVKLPDVLQRLQPDILVVHGDRFDALALATAAALMNIRILHLEGGEVSGTIDDSIRHAISKLAHYHACCTRMAEQHLIAMCEDHSRILLAGCPSYDKLLSSHHREDYMDIIRSWLGDKVQNNDYIVALQHPVTTDIQHSIKIYGLMLDALLSFNKRTLILFPNIDAGSKEMVRVMRKKGIEQHPNFRAVKHIPFEQFIQLVCHAGCMIGNSSCGVREAGAFGTPVINLGTRQTGRETGENVLHVRDADTHNKIYHALELQFGKRYPGSKIYGDGHAVPRILKFLRTIDLDEPLQKTFCFPPVKDSISQDIDHILETQSALSVDLGGTNLRVAIICMKGSIVKKYSEHNPTTFEDRMHLILQMCKTAIQDAVCLNCRILGVGISTGGRVNPQEGVVLHSTKLIQEWSSVNLRTPISDALGLPVWVDNDGNCAALAERKFGHGKGVENFVTVITGTGIGGGIIHHYELIHGSTFCAAELGHVIVSLEGPECSCGSRGCIEAYASGLALQREAKRLNDEDLLKVEGMDVKLSEPITAAHLISAARMGNSKADAVLRKASSALGVGIVNILHIVNPSLVILSGVLASYYKEPVQHIISQRALASAQTIKVVTSDLEEPALLGAASMVLDYATRRTY; encoded by the exons ACCCTGAGTACTTGGAAGGGTCAA GAGTTGTACTTTCTGAGAATGCAGAGGAACAGAGAAAAGATGGAGCGAGAAAAAGTGGAAAGAGAACTAAATCAG GGTAAGAAGAAACTGCGAGTGTGTGTGGCGACGTGCAACAGAGCAGATTACTCCAAGTTAGCCCCCATCATGTTTGGGATTAAATCCCATCCTGAGGAGTTTGAACTGGAAGTTGTGGTTCTTGGTTCCCATCTCATCGATGACTACGG CAACACTTTCCGAATGATTGAACAGGATAATTTCGACATCGGCTCCAAACTCCACACCATTGTTAGAGGAGAGGATGAAGCAGCCATGGTGGAGAGTGTGGGACTGGCTCTGGTGAAACTCCCCGACGTTCTCCAGAGGCTGCAGCCCGACATCCTAGTGGTGCATGGTGACCGTTTTGACGCTCTTGCTTTGGCAACTGCTGCAGCGCTCATGAACATCAGAATACTTCATTTGGAGGGAGGAGAG GTTAGCGGAACGATTGATGATTCAATCCGCCATGCCATCAGTAAACTGGCCCATTATCATGCCTGCTGCACACGCATGGCGGAGCAGCACCTCATTGCCATGTGTGAGGACCACTCCCGCATCCTCCTGGCAGGATGTCCCTCATACGACAAGCTGCTTTCGTCTCATCACAGAGAGGACTACATGGACATCATAAGGAGCTGGCTCG GTGACAAAGTGCAGAACAATGACTACATTGTGGCATTGCAACACCCTGTTACCACAGACATCCAGCACTCTATAAAGATCTACGGGCTGATGCTGGATGCTCTGCTCTCCTTTAACAAGAGAACTCTCATCCTCTTTCCAAACATTGATGCAG GAAGTAAGGAGATGGTGCGTGTCATGAGAAAGAAGGGCATCGAGCAGCATCCCAACTTCCGGGCTGTGAAGCACATTCCTTTTGAGCAGTTCATCCAGCTCGTCTGCCATGCTGGCTGCATGATCGGAAACAGCAGCTGTGGTGTGCGGGAGGCCGGGGCCTTCGGGACACCAGTCATTAACCTGGGAACGAGGCAAACTGGCAGAGAAACTG GTGAAAATGTTCTACATGTCAGAGACGCTGACACTCATAATAAGATCTACCACGCCTTGGAGCTACAGTTTGGAAAAAGATATCCTGG ctctaaaatcTATGGGGATGGCCACGCCGTTCCACGTATTCTCAAGTTTCTGCGCACCATTGACCTTGACGAGCCGCTGCAGAAGACCTTTTGCTTCCCTCCTGTGAAGGACTCCATCTCTCAGGACATTGACCACATTCTGGAGACCCAGAGTGCTCTGTCTGTTGACCTGGGGGGCACCAATCTCAGAGTGGCCATTATCTGCATGAAG GGCAGCATCGTGAAAAAATACTCAGAACACAATCCGACGACTTTCGAGGACCGGATGCATCTGATCTTGCAGATGTGCAAAACTGCCATCCAGGACGCTGTTTGCCTGAACTGTAGAATACTCGGTGTTG GAATATCGACGGGTGGCCGCGTGAATCCTCAGGAAGGCGTTGTCCTTCATTCTACGAAGCTGATCCAGGAGTGGTCATCCGTGAACCTGAGGACTCCCATCTCAGACGCTCTGGGTCTACCGGTCTGGGTCGACAACGACGGGAACTGTGCTGCACTGGCGGAGCGGAAGTTTGGTCACGGCAAGGGAGTGGAAAACTTTGTCACAGTCATTACAGGAACAG GTATTGGAGGAGGAATCATCCATCACTATGAGCTGATCCATGGCAGCACCTTTTGTGCTGCTGAACTGGGTCATGTTATAGTTTCACTGGAGGGTCCAGAGTGTTCCTGCGGCAGCCGTGGGTGCATAGAGGCTTATGCGTCTGGCTTGGCCCTGCAGAgagaggccaaaaggctgaacgaTG AGGACCTGCTGAAGGTGGAGGGGATGGATGTGAAACTCTCTGAGCCAATCACAGCTGCTCACCTCATCAGTGCAGCCCGAATGGGTAACTCTAAAGCTGATGCTGTGCTGCGTAAAG CGTCCTCGGCTCTTGGTGTTGGGATTGTCAACATCCTCCACATAGTCAACCCTTCTCTGGTCATCCTGTCAGGAGTTTTAGCTTCTTACTACAAGGAGCCTGTGCAGCACATCATCTCCCAGAGAGCGCTAGCCTCCGCCCAGACTATCAAGGTTGTAACATCCGACCTGGAAGAACCAGCATTACTTGGCGCTGCTAGCATGGTGTTAGATTACGCAACAAGAAGAACGTATTGA